Proteins from a single region of Pedobacter cryoconitis:
- a CDS encoding sensor histidine kinase — MIMAFSGDAIKIEYFNSKFFGITLWRGIYFILYASAYYIFLRYHRKRQAALTKTIENEQLQNELLRAEQDFLRAQINPHLLFNTLSFIKYAAKKKPEEANEAIMRLSSIMGFALENNSQTILVAKELEQVDNIIKLNQLRFNHTLHINYITQLNNAQVTIIPIILLTLVENVFKHGNLLDKDYPAEIRVESTAEYLTIQTSNLPNYDSNVESGKTGLANITSRLDQFYKNNYKFSHEMAGKLFKVELVLKLKD, encoded by the coding sequence ATGATAATGGCATTCTCTGGTGATGCCATAAAAATTGAATATTTCAACAGTAAATTTTTCGGGATTACACTTTGGCGCGGCATCTATTTTATACTCTATGCCTCTGCGTATTATATTTTTCTTCGCTACCACAGAAAAAGACAAGCGGCACTAACCAAAACCATAGAAAACGAGCAACTGCAAAACGAACTTCTGCGTGCGGAACAAGATTTCCTGCGTGCACAAATCAACCCTCACTTATTATTCAATACCTTAAGTTTTATCAAATACGCGGCTAAGAAAAAACCGGAAGAAGCGAACGAAGCTATTATGAGATTATCAAGCATCATGGGGTTTGCTCTGGAAAACAATAGCCAAACCATTCTCGTTGCCAAAGAGCTGGAACAAGTTGACAACATAATCAAGCTGAACCAATTGCGGTTCAATCATACCTTGCATATCAATTACATTACCCAACTCAATAACGCTCAGGTTACAATCATTCCCATCATTTTACTAACTCTGGTAGAGAACGTTTTTAAACACGGAAACCTGCTCGACAAGGATTACCCGGCAGAAATCAGGGTAGAATCCACAGCTGAATATTTAACCATTCAAACCAGCAATCTTCCAAATTATGACAGCAATGTAGAAAGTGGTAAAACAGGATTGGCAAATATCACCTCCAGGTTAGATCAGTTCTATAAAAACAACTACAAATTCAGTCACGAAATGGCAGGTAAATTATTTAAAGTGGAGCTCGTGCTGAAGCTGAAAGACTAG
- a CDS encoding LytR/AlgR family response regulator transcription factor, whose amino-acid sequence MIMSCIVIDDEPHAIDELSELIAQVPHLNLVQSFPDARQAIAYLQEAEHVDIIFSDISMAVLNGIDAAEIYNNYCHFLIYVTAHRGYAPEAFQAKADGYLLKPVSYISFTQKVEDLTLKHQDIIKLQRDEQQFLFIKGGQKSSFIKIKYSDIVYIEAMLNYIMIHTTTGHEITYIGLKAMEDKLQIMDIFFRINKSIIISLNYLDRVDGNIARLAPGQSYQIGDKYKSVFLDFLRKHTLKS is encoded by the coding sequence ATGATAATGAGCTGTATTGTTATTGACGACGAACCTCATGCTATTGATGAGTTAAGTGAGTTGATTGCACAGGTGCCTCATCTGAACTTAGTACAGAGTTTTCCGGATGCCAGGCAGGCGATTGCCTATTTGCAGGAAGCAGAACATGTTGATATTATCTTTTCAGATATCAGTATGGCTGTCCTTAACGGAATAGATGCTGCTGAAATATATAATAACTATTGCCATTTCCTGATTTATGTAACTGCGCACAGGGGTTATGCTCCGGAAGCTTTTCAAGCGAAAGCCGATGGCTACCTGCTTAAACCAGTCAGTTATATTTCCTTTACACAGAAAGTGGAAGACCTGACACTTAAGCATCAGGATATTATTAAACTGCAAAGGGACGAACAACAATTTTTGTTTATTAAAGGCGGTCAGAAGAGCAGTTTTATAAAGATAAAATATAGTGATATTGTATATATCGAGGCGATGTTAAATTATATCATGATCCATACCACTACTGGTCATGAAATAACTTATATTGGTCTTAAAGCAATGGAAGATAAATTACAGATCATGGATATCTTTTTCAGGATTAACAAGTCGATTATTATCTCTTTGAATTACCTGGATCGTGTGGATGGAAATATTGCAAGACTGGCACCGGGACAAAGTTATCAGATAGGTGACAAGTACAAAAGTGTGTTCCTCGATTTTCTAAGGAAACATACTTTGAAATCTTAA
- a CDS encoding TetR/AcrR family transcriptional regulator, producing MKNKENTKRKLLDAVGVILKKDGFGGLGVNKVAKLAGVSKILIYRYFGDFNELVKSCVVENNFWTNNLTEPAASKDPSLSMQQSINVLLKERFNYFYDHCQMQAALLNDTSDYNIIIKKRAGSNRSLKRKLQPAKEQGFDNCITYFNIVSTLLVAGTNHLVLGSPVETKNELQHSMEKIVEWTFGDVINDKDYN from the coding sequence ATGAAAAACAAGGAAAATACAAAAAGAAAGTTATTAGATGCAGTAGGTGTGATCCTTAAAAAGGATGGCTTTGGCGGATTGGGTGTTAATAAAGTAGCTAAATTAGCAGGGGTTTCAAAAATCCTTATTTACCGTTATTTTGGAGATTTCAATGAACTCGTGAAATCTTGCGTAGTGGAAAATAACTTTTGGACAAACAATCTGACAGAGCCAGCTGCGTCTAAAGATCCTTCGCTTTCGATGCAGCAATCAATCAATGTGCTGCTCAAAGAGAGGTTTAATTATTTTTATGACCATTGTCAAATGCAGGCAGCATTATTAAATGATACTTCTGATTACAATATCATAATTAAGAAAAGAGCTGGCAGCAACCGGTCACTCAAAAGAAAATTACAGCCAGCAAAGGAGCAGGGGTTTGATAATTGTATTACTTATTTTAATATAGTTTCTACGCTGCTTGTTGCAGGTACTAACCATCTTGTTTTAGGAAGTCCTGTTGAAACTAAAAATGAATTGCAGCATTCTATGGAAAAGATTGTAGAATGGACATTCGGAGATGTTATAAACGATAAGGATTACAATTAA
- the mgtE gene encoding magnesium transporter, with protein MEEKVVEEVVELIEREGDEQLREYLDALNISDVEHLIDELPQYAVKFIDTLSIKRAVNVFRILDFPTQEKIIKKLPGEKLAQLINLLPPDDRTSLFSELKGDAVKKLIILLPAKDRVEALSLLGYKEDSVGRLMTPDYIAVKTDWTVKRVLEHIRKYGKDSETIDVIYVIDENGILLDDIRIREILLANPEVPVGELTDNRSIALNANDPQEEAINVFRMNNRVALPVTDDNHVLLGIVTVDDILWIANEEYTEDMHKIGGTQALDEPYLDMPIFGLFKRRIGWLVVLFLGEMLTATAMAHFEADIAKAVVLAMFVPLIISSGGNSGSQASTLIIQAMALGEITIGDWWRVMRREIISGLMLGLVLGSIGFLRIFIWTLFSNLYGPHWALIGVTVGVALVGVVLWGSLAGSMLPLLLKKLGADPATSSAPFVATLVDVTGLIIYFSVAVMFLTGVLL; from the coding sequence ATGGAAGAAAAGGTTGTTGAAGAAGTTGTTGAACTAATTGAGCGTGAAGGCGATGAACAGTTAAGGGAATATTTAGACGCGCTTAATATCTCGGACGTTGAACATCTTATAGACGAACTTCCTCAATATGCGGTTAAATTCATAGATACACTGTCTATTAAAAGGGCAGTTAACGTTTTTAGAATTCTGGATTTTCCTACTCAGGAAAAAATCATAAAAAAACTTCCCGGAGAAAAGCTTGCGCAGCTTATTAATTTACTGCCTCCTGATGACAGAACTTCGTTGTTCTCTGAACTCAAAGGAGATGCGGTAAAGAAATTAATCATTTTATTACCAGCTAAAGACAGGGTAGAAGCCTTATCTCTGCTTGGTTATAAGGAAGATAGTGTCGGGCGGTTAATGACGCCTGATTATATAGCTGTGAAAACTGACTGGACTGTTAAAAGGGTTCTGGAACACATCAGGAAATACGGAAAGGATTCGGAAACGATTGATGTGATTTACGTCATAGACGAAAATGGTATTTTACTGGATGATATCAGGATCAGGGAGATTTTACTCGCTAATCCTGAGGTTCCGGTCGGAGAACTTACCGATAACAGATCTATCGCGCTGAATGCAAATGACCCGCAGGAAGAAGCTATTAATGTCTTCAGAATGAATAACAGAGTGGCTTTGCCGGTAACAGATGATAATCATGTGTTGCTTGGTATTGTAACTGTTGATGATATTTTGTGGATTGCGAATGAAGAGTATACAGAAGATATGCACAAAATAGGGGGTACCCAGGCACTGGATGAACCTTATCTTGATATGCCTATTTTCGGGCTGTTTAAAAGACGGATTGGCTGGCTGGTTGTACTTTTCCTTGGAGAGATGCTGACTGCGACAGCAATGGCTCATTTTGAGGCTGATATCGCTAAAGCGGTTGTGCTTGCAATGTTTGTTCCATTGATTATCTCCAGTGGTGGTAACAGTGGTTCTCAGGCTTCAACGCTGATTATTCAGGCAATGGCACTGGGAGAAATCACGATAGGAGACTGGTGGCGTGTAATGCGCAGGGAGATTATTTCGGGATTAATGCTGGGACTGGTGTTAGGTTCAATAGGTTTCCTGAGGATTTTTATCTGGACATTGTTCTCTAATTTATATGGACCACATTGGGCATTGATTGGTGTTACCGTAGGTGTAGCCCTTGTAGGTGTTGTCTTATGGGGTTCTCTTGCAGGTTCTATGTTACCGTTATTGCTTAAAAAGCTGGGCGCTGACCCTGCAACTTCATCGGCTCCTTTTGTAGCTACGCTGGTTGACGTTACCGGACTGATTATTTATTTCTCAGTAGCGGTTATGTTCCTGACCGGGGTCTTATTGTAA
- the ychF gene encoding redox-regulated ATPase YchF, with amino-acid sequence MALQCGIVGLPNVGKSTLFNCLSNAKAQAANFPFCTIEPNIGIITVPDERLTKLAELVKPNRVVPNTIEIVDIAGLVKGASKGEGLGNQFLGNIRATNAIIHVLRCFDDGNVIHVDGSVDPIRDKEIIDTELQLKDLDTVEKRIQKVEKLAKTDKEAKKTFEILSVIKPHLESGQSVRSAALTEEDFDFIQDLGLLTQKPVMYVCNVDENSVINGNAYVDLVKENVKGENAEVLIISAKIESEIAELESYEERQEFLSDLGLTESGVNKLILAAYRLLNLYTYFTSGVQEVRAWTITKGFTAPQAAGVIHTDFEKGFIRAEVIKYNDFITLGSENACKDAGKLGVEGKTYVVEDGDIMHFRFNV; translated from the coding sequence ATGGCATTACAATGTGGGATAGTTGGTTTACCAAATGTTGGAAAATCCACCTTATTTAACTGTTTATCAAACGCAAAAGCTCAGGCTGCAAATTTTCCTTTCTGTACAATCGAACCTAATATTGGTATCATTACGGTTCCTGATGAGCGTTTAACCAAGCTTGCTGAGCTGGTAAAACCAAATCGCGTAGTTCCGAATACAATCGAAATTGTTGACATCGCTGGTTTGGTAAAAGGTGCATCCAAAGGTGAAGGGTTGGGAAACCAGTTCTTAGGAAACATCAGAGCTACTAATGCAATCATTCACGTTCTTCGTTGTTTTGACGATGGAAATGTAATCCATGTGGATGGTTCTGTTGATCCTATCCGTGATAAAGAGATTATCGATACTGAATTACAGCTTAAGGATTTGGATACGGTAGAAAAACGTATCCAGAAAGTGGAGAAACTGGCTAAAACAGATAAAGAAGCTAAAAAGACTTTCGAAATTCTAAGTGTGATCAAACCTCATCTGGAAAGCGGACAATCTGTTCGTTCGGCAGCTTTGACTGAAGAAGATTTCGACTTTATCCAGGATTTAGGACTGTTAACACAGAAACCTGTTATGTACGTTTGTAATGTAGATGAGAATTCTGTAATTAACGGAAACGCTTATGTTGACCTGGTAAAGGAAAATGTAAAAGGCGAAAACGCAGAAGTATTGATTATTTCTGCTAAAATTGAATCTGAAATTGCTGAACTAGAAAGCTATGAAGAACGTCAGGAGTTTTTATCTGATTTAGGATTAACTGAATCTGGTGTAAATAAACTGATCCTTGCGGCTTACCGTTTGTTAAACTTATATACTTATTTCACTTCAGGTGTTCAGGAAGTAAGAGCATGGACAATTACTAAAGGTTTTACTGCGCCTCAGGCTGCCGGTGTAATCCACACAGATTTTGAAAAAGGATTTATCCGTGCTGAGGTAATTAAATATAATGACTTCATTACTTTAGGGTCAGAAAATGCTTGTAAGGATGCCGGAAAACTTGGTGTTGAAGGTAAAACTTACGTAGTTGAGGATGGTGATATTATGCACTTCCGTTTCAACGTATAA
- a CDS encoding DUF5362 family protein: protein MDNFEEIKPELQEDAEVDALWITEDIRSYIYQAAKWTRFLSIVGFVFAAMFVMSAFSVGAIYSTLSSTMPGNPLLKLGPTVLTVFYLLIGLLQFYPSFLLYKFSTSANKAVLFADQPSLGEAISKLKSFFKFWGVLTIVLIAMYILMIIMVVAFAGQAPA from the coding sequence ATGGACAACTTTGAAGAAATAAAACCAGAATTGCAGGAAGATGCGGAGGTTGATGCATTATGGATTACCGAAGATATACGCAGTTATATCTATCAGGCGGCGAAGTGGACAAGATTTCTATCAATTGTAGGCTTTGTATTCGCAGCTATGTTTGTGATGTCTGCGTTTAGCGTAGGGGCGATCTATTCGACTTTAAGCTCAACTATGCCGGGTAACCCCTTACTAAAATTAGGGCCAACTGTACTCACTGTCTTTTATCTGTTAATCGGACTTTTACAGTTTTACCCTAGCTTTTTACTTTATAAATTCTCTACTTCGGCTAATAAAGCTGTTTTATTTGCTGATCAGCCAAGCTTAGGCGAAGCCATAAGCAAATTGAAATCATTCTTTAAATTCTGGGGAGTACTGACTATCGTACTTATCGCAATGTATATTCTGATGATTATCATGGTAGTCGCTTTTGCAGGACAAGCACCAGCTTAA
- a CDS encoding YgaP-like transmembrane domain produces MEAPKTHLKLRSGRFSIEKHEYSNVGLTERFVSVFAGAVLLSRSLSNPFRPRFLYGAYLTYRGFTGHCLFYEQLGIDARRPQAINVRGEFVIDRPAAEVYSYWRNLKNLPGSLNYLMDVKMIDEHLSLWKSKVLGNLIPVDWKAEIVKDEPGHLIGWKSTADSVLRHVGRVEFEETPDGLGTVLKIVISYHPPAGGLGIGVARLLNPYLEHLLTKEIKTFKHQVELPV; encoded by the coding sequence ATGGAAGCGCCAAAGACACATCTTAAATTACGTTCAGGTAGGTTCTCTATTGAAAAACATGAATATTCTAATGTGGGTTTAACAGAACGGTTTGTTTCTGTATTTGCCGGGGCTGTTTTATTAAGCAGAAGTTTGAGCAATCCTTTCAGACCAAGGTTTTTATACGGCGCCTACCTTACCTATCGGGGGTTTACCGGACATTGTCTGTTCTACGAGCAATTAGGTATTGATGCCAGAAGACCACAGGCAATTAATGTGCGTGGAGAGTTTGTGATCGACAGACCTGCTGCCGAAGTATACAGTTACTGGAGAAATCTGAAAAACCTGCCAGGAAGTTTGAATTACCTGATGGACGTGAAGATGATCGATGAACATTTATCACTCTGGAAGAGTAAGGTGCTGGGAAATTTAATCCCGGTTGACTGGAAGGCAGAGATTGTAAAAGATGAACCGGGACATTTGATCGGCTGGAAATCAACTGCTGATTCTGTACTGCGTCATGTTGGAAGAGTAGAATTTGAAGAGACTCCGGATGGATTGGGTACTGTTCTTAAGATTGTTATTTCTTATCATCCACCCGCTGGAGGTCTTGGAATAGGTGTCGCCAGGTTATTAAACCCTTATTTAGAGCATTTGCTGACTAAGGAAATTAAAACTTTCAAACACCAGGTAGAATTACCTGTATAA
- a CDS encoding efflux RND transporter permease subunit: MNKFIKTIIGFSLKNKIFIFFATLVMIVAGYLSFKHTTIEAFPDVTNTNVTIITQWPGRSAEEVEKFVTRPLEIAMNPTEKRTSIRSSSLFGLSIVKITFEDDVDYAFARVQVNNHIAEADIPAGVNPEVEPPYGPTGEIFRYTLKSDKKSIRELKTLQDWVVQRELLSVPGIADVVSFGGEVKTYQITVDPQKSIQYGVTASELFDAVSKSNINVGGDVINQGGQAYVVRGIGVLNNIDEINNVIVDNVNGTPVYVKTIADVTESALPRLGQVGRDNDPDVVEGIVVMRKGENPSEVLTRLKEKIKDINDNILPPDVKISTFYDRENLVNFAIHTVMHNMMEGIIFVTVIVFLFMADWRTTLIVSIIIPLALLFAFICLKLKGMSANLLSMGAIDFGIIIDGAVVMVEGIFVALDHRAQATGMQRFNGLSKLGIIKRACLENGKGIFFAKLIIITGLLPIFTFEKVEGKMFSPLAWTLSFALLGALILTFTLVPALASVLLNKNVKEKHNFFLRAITNGTIRFYNTCFKARKLVFGISLVILVLGLFSFKFLGTEFLPSLDEGSIYVRASAPLSISLDETKKLSNEIRKIFLHFDEVKQVVSQTGRPNDGTDATGFYNMEFLVDIYPKDEWKRKESKEQLIERMQERLKGYPGISLNFSQPISDNVEEAVSGVKGSIVVKMFGNDFHFIEKQEEKIENILKTVKGIEDLGILRNLGQPELQINLDQTKMALYGVRTEDANAVIEMAIGGKAATQIYEGERKFDLRIRYPDSFRQNEESIGNLRIQSLSGAKVPLSEISTIKKVTGPSIIYRDKHQRYGAIKFSIRGRDMGSTIAEAQAKVNAAIKLPKEYKLQWAGDFENQQRATARLSQAVPISLLLIFFILFVLFGNIKDSLLVLNNVPFAMVGGVLALLASGVNFNISAGIGFIALFGICVQNGVILLTKFKSNIAELKYHPTWSFPDALKDGIATRLRPVIMTAMMAAIGLMPAALSTGIGSEASKPLAIVVIGGLITNTLFSLFVYPIVFYWAYHKKARHLTETRDTAGVAHH; the protein is encoded by the coding sequence ATGAATAAATTCATTAAGACGATCATAGGTTTTTCCCTAAAAAACAAGATCTTCATTTTCTTTGCTACCCTGGTGATGATCGTGGCTGGTTACCTGAGCTTTAAGCACACCACCATCGAGGCTTTTCCAGACGTAACCAATACGAATGTTACGATCATTACACAATGGCCGGGCCGTAGTGCCGAAGAGGTAGAAAAGTTTGTGACCAGGCCGCTTGAAATAGCGATGAACCCGACTGAGAAAAGAACCAGTATCCGTTCTTCTTCACTATTCGGTTTATCTATCGTTAAAATAACCTTTGAAGATGATGTAGATTATGCCTTTGCGAGAGTTCAGGTAAACAATCACATTGCTGAAGCAGATATCCCCGCAGGTGTAAATCCTGAGGTTGAACCGCCATACGGGCCAACGGGAGAAATTTTCCGTTACACTTTAAAAAGTGACAAGAAATCAATCCGGGAATTAAAAACATTGCAGGATTGGGTAGTTCAGAGAGAGTTGCTTTCTGTACCTGGCATCGCCGATGTAGTGAGCTTTGGTGGAGAGGTTAAAACCTACCAGATCACCGTAGACCCACAGAAATCTATACAATATGGCGTAACTGCTTCTGAACTTTTCGACGCGGTATCAAAAAGTAATATCAACGTAGGTGGTGATGTGATCAACCAGGGTGGTCAGGCTTATGTAGTCCGTGGAATTGGCGTACTCAATAACATTGATGAGATCAATAATGTGATTGTAGACAATGTAAACGGAACACCAGTTTATGTAAAAACTATTGCCGACGTCACAGAGAGCGCTTTACCAAGATTAGGACAAGTAGGCCGCGATAATGACCCCGATGTCGTTGAGGGGATTGTAGTTATGCGTAAAGGCGAAAACCCGAGCGAAGTACTGACCCGGTTAAAAGAGAAGATTAAAGATATCAATGATAATATCCTGCCGCCGGATGTGAAGATCAGTACTTTCTATGACAGAGAGAACCTGGTTAACTTTGCAATCCATACAGTAATGCACAATATGATGGAGGGGATTATCTTCGTTACCGTTATTGTGTTCTTATTTATGGCAGACTGGCGGACTACGCTGATTGTGTCGATTATCATTCCCCTGGCTTTACTGTTCGCCTTTATTTGTTTGAAATTAAAGGGAATGTCTGCCAACTTATTGTCGATGGGGGCGATTGACTTCGGTATTATTATAGATGGGGCCGTGGTGATGGTCGAGGGGATTTTTGTTGCCCTGGACCACCGTGCACAGGCTACCGGAATGCAAAGATTCAATGGCCTGAGTAAACTCGGGATCATTAAAAGAGCTTGTTTGGAGAATGGTAAAGGTATATTCTTTGCCAAACTAATTATCATTACAGGGTTACTACCTATTTTTACCTTTGAGAAAGTTGAGGGGAAAATGTTCTCACCATTGGCATGGACATTAAGTTTTGCCTTACTGGGTGCATTGATCCTCACTTTTACTCTGGTACCTGCACTGGCAAGTGTCCTGTTAAATAAAAATGTAAAAGAAAAACACAATTTCTTTCTGCGTGCAATTACCAATGGAACAATCAGGTTTTACAATACCTGTTTCAAAGCGAGAAAACTGGTATTCGGAATTTCACTGGTTATTCTGGTCTTAGGTTTATTCAGCTTCAAATTCCTGGGTACAGAGTTTTTACCATCGCTTGATGAAGGCTCTATTTATGTTCGTGCAAGTGCGCCGCTGAGTATATCCTTAGATGAAACTAAAAAACTATCTAATGAGATCCGCAAGATCTTCCTTCACTTTGATGAGGTCAAACAAGTGGTCTCTCAAACCGGAAGACCTAATGATGGTACAGATGCTACTGGTTTTTACAATATGGAATTCCTGGTTGATATTTATCCGAAGGATGAATGGAAGCGTAAAGAGAGTAAAGAGCAGCTGATTGAGCGCATGCAAGAGCGGTTAAAAGGTTATCCGGGGATTAGTCTTAACTTTTCTCAGCCAATCTCTGACAACGTAGAAGAAGCGGTCTCTGGTGTAAAAGGATCAATCGTAGTGAAGATGTTTGGTAATGACTTCCATTTCATTGAGAAACAGGAAGAGAAGATCGAAAATATCCTGAAAACAGTGAAAGGAATTGAAGATTTAGGGATCTTAAGAAACTTAGGACAGCCTGAATTGCAGATCAATCTTGATCAGACTAAAATGGCACTTTATGGGGTAAGAACTGAAGATGCGAACGCGGTTATTGAAATGGCAATCGGTGGAAAAGCAGCGACCCAGATCTATGAAGGTGAACGTAAGTTTGACCTGAGGATCAGGTATCCGGATTCCTTCAGACAAAATGAGGAATCTATTGGTAACCTGAGAATACAAAGTCTTTCGGGTGCAAAAGTACCATTGAGTGAAATTTCCACGATTAAAAAAGTAACTGGCCCGAGTATTATATACCGTGATAAACACCAGCGGTATGGCGCGATTAAATTCTCGATCAGAGGAAGAGATATGGGAAGTACTATTGCAGAAGCACAGGCAAAAGTAAACGCAGCAATCAAATTGCCTAAAGAATATAAATTACAATGGGCAGGAGATTTTGAAAATCAGCAGCGTGCAACTGCAAGATTGTCTCAGGCAGTTCCAATCAGTTTATTGCTGATCTTCTTTATCCTGTTTGTTTTATTCGGGAATATTAAAGATTCATTGCTGGTACTGAACAATGTTCCTTTTGCAATGGTTGGAGGGGTTTTAGCCCTGCTTGCCTCTGGCGTCAACTTTAACATCTCGGCAGGTATCGGTTTTATAGCCTTATTTGGGATCTGCGTACAGAACGGGGTGATTTTACTGACGAAGTTCAAGTCAAATATAGCGGAGCTGAAGTACCACCCCACCTGGTCATTTCCTGATGCCTTGAAGGATGGTATTGCCACCAGGCTGCGTCCGGTAATTATGACCGCCATGATGGCCGCAATCGGCCTTATGCCTGCTGCATTGTCAACAGGAATTGGTTCTGAGGCTTCAAAACCTTTAGCGATTGTAGTAATCGGAGGTTTAATTACGAATACTTTATTCAGTTTGTTTGTCTACCCGATTGTATTTTATTGGGCTTATCATAAAAAAGCCAGACACCTGACAGAAACCAGGGATACGGCAGGAGTAGCGCATCATTAA
- a CDS encoding efflux RND transporter periplasmic adaptor subunit produces MQTQTKQFTRLTIGVIAALVFLQSCTEHVKEPPKDEQFVVTDSLIHRLLIDTVRNPNSETDLSFSAKIAPNEETTAKIFPMVSGNVRSVPVKLGDRVSKGQVLATMGSAEMAGFDKEAISSSAELRNAARSMKLAEDLYKSGLSSARDLEEAKNNYLVKQAEEKRSKAVLNLNGGSTNGTYTLKSPISGFVIEKNVNSNMQLRPDNSQSLFTVADLSTVWGLINIYESDISSVKQGDEVKISILSYPDKVFTGKIDKIYNILDEDSKVMHARVSIPNPGYLLKPGMMATVQIASKSDVNLPSINANNIIFDENKNYVLVLDKVKKVRIQEIEIGRKSGDKAYISKGLQPGDRIVASKQVFLYESLKD; encoded by the coding sequence ATGCAAACCCAAACCAAACAATTTACCAGGCTGACCATTGGCGTAATAGCCGCTTTGGTATTTTTACAAAGTTGTACAGAACACGTTAAAGAACCGCCTAAAGATGAACAATTCGTCGTTACTGATTCCCTGATCCACAGATTACTGATTGACACGGTCAGAAACCCGAATAGTGAAACCGATTTAAGCTTCTCTGCCAAGATAGCTCCAAATGAAGAAACCACAGCGAAAATATTTCCGATGGTAAGTGGTAATGTACGTTCAGTTCCAGTTAAACTGGGTGACCGCGTGTCTAAAGGACAAGTATTAGCTACTATGGGAAGCGCTGAAATGGCCGGATTTGATAAAGAAGCGATCAGCTCTTCTGCCGAGCTGAGAAACGCAGCAAGAAGCATGAAACTTGCTGAAGATTTATATAAAAGCGGCTTATCATCTGCCAGAGATCTGGAAGAAGCTAAAAACAATTACCTGGTTAAACAAGCAGAGGAAAAACGCAGTAAAGCAGTGCTGAACCTGAACGGTGGCAGCACCAATGGAACTTATACTTTGAAATCACCGATTTCGGGATTCGTCATTGAGAAAAATGTAAACAGCAATATGCAGCTCAGACCAGACAATAGCCAGAGTTTGTTTACCGTAGCCGATTTATCGACTGTATGGGGACTGATCAATATCTATGAATCTGATATTTCCAGTGTTAAACAAGGTGATGAGGTAAAAATTTCTATCCTCTCCTACCCTGACAAAGTTTTCACAGGAAAGATTGATAAGATTTACAATATCCTTGACGAAGACAGTAAAGTAATGCATGCCAGAGTAAGCATTCCGAATCCTGGTTATTTATTAAAACCAGGCATGATGGCCACGGTACAGATTGCTTCAAAATCTGATGTGAACCTGCCGTCTATCAATGCGAACAACATCATTTTTGACGAAAATAAAAATTATGTACTGGTACTGGATAAAGTAAAAAAAGTACGTATACAAGAAATAGAAATAGGGAGAAAATCAGGCGATAAGGCTTATATCAGCAAAGGACTTCAACCAGGTGACCGTATTGTTGCCTCTAAACAAGTATTCCTTTATGAAAGCCTTAAAGACTAA